A genomic region of Vitis vinifera cultivar Pinot Noir 40024 chromosome 7, ASM3070453v1 contains the following coding sequences:
- the LOC100246034 gene encoding LOB domain-containing protein 36, whose product MSSSNSPCAACKIRRQKCTQECVLAPYFPPDQPQKFVNVHKVFGASNVTKLLNELNAANREDAVNSLAYEAEARLRDPVYGCVGLISVLQQRLKQVQSDLLTAKKELAAYIGPSAMLPFIQHVEYMPQQYMSDPSSSSVIPYNMSPILGLPPGASHSGQLVIREPQPQQTQQYQHQQQQILEAQQLATAMAVRGQEILRTHEQQLQEQNLIRFDSGFDADAMVGAASSFNQMTEAVMSPSLALGTFDDAYQLEEQQQEHQLRPQLLPQTQKQPQQQQPQLPQQQRGVGSEEGRSVGPSC is encoded by the coding sequence ATGTCTTCGTCTAATTCTCCGTGTGCGGCGTGCAAGATTCGCCGGCAAAAGTGTACGCAAGAGTGTGTACTCGCACCCTATTTCCCACCAGATCAGCCTCAGAAATTCGTTAATGTCCACAAGGTCTTCGGTGCAAGCAATGTTACAAAGCTTCTCAACGAACTAAATGCTGCAAATCGAGAAGATGCCGTGAATTCCCTGGCTTATGAAGCCGAGGCTCGTCTTCGTGATCCCGTCTATGGCTGTGTTGGTCTGATTTCAGTTCTTCAACAAAGACTTAAGCAAGTTCAGAGTGACCTTTTGACTGCCAAAAAGGAACTAGCTGCATATATTGGTCCATCAGCGATGTTACCTTTTATCCAACATGTCGAGTATATGCCACAGCAATACATGAGTGATCCTTCTTCATCGTCGGTGATTCCTTATAATATGTCTCCAATTTTGGGTCTTCCCCCCGGTGCTTCACACAGTGGGCAATTGGTAATTCGTGAGCCACAGCCACAGCAAACTCAGCAGTATCAGCATCAGCAACAACAGATCCTTGAGGCTCAGCAATTAGCTACAGCTATGGCAGTAAGAGGGCAAGAGATATTGAGGACTCATGAGCAGCAGCTACAGGAACAAAATCTTATTCGGTTCGACAGTGGGTTTGACGCTGATGCTATGGTCGGTGCTGCAAGTAGTTTCAACCAGATGACTGAAGCTGTAATGTCACCATCTCTGGCTTTGGGTACATTTGATGATGCTTATCAGCTTGAAGAACAGCAACAAGAGCATCAGCTTCGGCCCCAGCTGCTGCCTCAGACCCAAAAACAACCTCAACAGCAGCAACCACAGTTACCTCAACAGCAGCGAGGAGTTGGAAGCGAGGAGGGCAGAAGCGTGGGCCCCTCTTGTTAA